In the Natronobacterium texcoconense genome, one interval contains:
- a CDS encoding CBS domain-containing protein: MEDIFVARVMSSSLHTVRRDTLVEDAAQVLLENGISSVLVVDEDGGLEGILTSTDFVDIVAQSRPKAETTVERYMSTDIVTASAQDSIRDVADLMIEHGFKHVPIVDEDEGAIGIVTTTDLASYLSRLQSPSPEE, translated from the coding sequence ATGGAAGACATTTTCGTGGCACGAGTTATGTCGTCGTCACTTCACACGGTACGGCGAGACACGCTCGTCGAAGACGCCGCACAGGTGCTGCTCGAGAACGGAATCAGTTCGGTTCTCGTCGTCGACGAAGACGGCGGACTCGAGGGAATCCTGACGTCGACCGATTTCGTCGATATCGTCGCCCAGAGCCGCCCCAAAGCCGAGACGACCGTCGAACGGTACATGAGCACGGACATCGTCACGGCGTCGGCCCAGGACAGTATCCGCGACGTCGCGGACCTGATGATCGAACACGGGTTCAAACACGTCCCTATCGTCGACGAGGACGAAGGTGCGATCGGTATCGTCACGACGACCGACCTGGCGTCGTACCTCTCGCGGCTCCAGTCGCCAAGCCCCGAGGAGTAA
- a CDS encoding APC family permease yields the protein MTEDEFKLITEAVGPLGAIVLLVGTALGMSIFLVPTQMAAEAGPSITIAILISIVPMVFGVLQLLQLGGAIPVAGGAYVYGSRLVGPFWGFLNVLLPVVAVWAYLLFAALGFAQYLPVFIEVLPIDVGVNTVLTVWAVLGAFLVINYVGIRITTKVQIALVGVLIAGMVTFILGGAASFDAGNFDPLFPAGEGEPFEEGLTPFFLAIVLLYIPFQGFAMIIEIGEELENPVKNIPRVLAVGMAFVSVMSVAIVVALVGGASWRGAVDPETGGPVEGGLAAVGAEFGTLPDLALVFIALAALVAAVTTVNTLYTSYSRTIMRASRDELLPGYFAAIHDRFGTPHRSVILMGIPPIVAAPFVGIFDGLTAVEFLDWLVVLIVTGIFLSFMISGVALWNLPRVFPQRYEHSFYRLPLPVLKFVAVGNVVISFVFMVLVAASAPSALVVMLSIVLVASLGYAYRVRVADRNGFDLEEKMSLLHKHEKVGGSDTAGDGD from the coding sequence GTGACGGAAGACGAATTTAAACTGATTACGGAAGCGGTGGGACCGCTCGGGGCGATCGTGTTGCTGGTTGGAACTGCACTCGGGATGAGTATCTTCCTGGTGCCAACGCAGATGGCTGCGGAGGCCGGTCCAAGCATCACGATCGCGATCCTGATATCGATCGTTCCGATGGTGTTTGGGGTGTTGCAACTGTTACAACTCGGCGGTGCGATTCCCGTCGCTGGAGGTGCATACGTTTACGGTTCGCGACTGGTCGGACCTTTCTGGGGATTCCTGAACGTGTTACTTCCAGTCGTGGCTGTGTGGGCGTATCTCCTGTTCGCAGCGCTGGGATTTGCCCAGTACTTGCCCGTCTTCATCGAGGTGCTCCCGATCGACGTCGGGGTCAACACCGTGCTGACGGTGTGGGCCGTACTCGGAGCATTCCTCGTGATCAACTACGTCGGGATCCGGATCACGACGAAGGTACAGATCGCGCTCGTCGGCGTTCTGATCGCCGGCATGGTAACGTTCATCCTCGGTGGAGCCGCCTCGTTCGACGCCGGTAACTTCGATCCGCTTTTCCCGGCCGGCGAAGGTGAGCCGTTCGAGGAAGGGCTCACACCCTTCTTCCTGGCTATCGTGTTGCTCTATATCCCGTTCCAGGGATTCGCGATGATCATCGAGATCGGTGAAGAACTCGAGAATCCCGTCAAGAATATTCCGCGAGTCCTGGCCGTGGGGATGGCGTTCGTCTCCGTGATGTCCGTTGCGATCGTCGTCGCGCTCGTTGGCGGTGCGTCCTGGCGTGGCGCAGTCGATCCCGAAACGGGCGGTCCGGTCGAGGGCGGACTCGCGGCCGTCGGTGCCGAGTTCGGGACGTTACCCGATCTGGCACTGGTGTTCATCGCGCTGGCGGCGCTGGTCGCCGCGGTGACGACGGTAAACACGCTCTATACGTCGTACTCGCGGACGATTATGCGCGCCTCACGCGACGAACTCTTGCCAGGCTACTTCGCGGCGATTCACGACCGGTTCGGGACGCCGCATCGATCGGTTATCCTCATGGGGATTCCGCCCATCGTCGCAGCACCGTTCGTTGGGATCTTCGACGGACTAACCGCAGTCGAGTTCCTCGACTGGCTCGTCGTACTCATCGTCACCGGGATCTTCCTCTCGTTTATGATCAGCGGCGTCGCGCTGTGGAACCTGCCACGAGTGTTCCCGCAACGCTACGAACACTCGTTCTACAGGCTGCCACTTCCCGTCCTCAAGTTCGTCGCCGTCGGGAACGTCGTCATCTCGTTCGTCTTCATGGTACTCGTCGCTGCCAGCGCTCCATCGGCGCTCGTCGTCATGCTGTCTATCGTACTGGTCGCGTCACTTGGATACGCCTACCGCGTTCGGGTGGCTGACCGGAATGGGTTCGACCTCGAGGAAAAGATGTCCCTGCTACACAAACACGAGAAAGTTGGCGGCTCCGATACTGCTGGCGACGGCGACTGA
- a CDS encoding HalOD1 output domain-containing protein, which yields MSMPSENPISFEIAEEVAAYEGTRVEDLHPPLHDAIDTDALDAMFRSSGADRILPSVEFTYKGYTIHVDNSSEITIRDRAPTAEPTKETA from the coding sequence ATGAGCATGCCATCGGAGAACCCGATCAGTTTCGAGATTGCGGAAGAAGTCGCCGCGTACGAGGGAACTCGTGTCGAAGACCTCCACCCGCCACTCCACGACGCTATCGACACCGATGCACTCGACGCGATGTTTCGGTCGTCCGGTGCCGATCGAATACTTCCGTCGGTCGAGTTTACGTACAAAGGATACACGATTCACGTCGATAACTCGTCCGAGATTACTATCAGGGACCGTGCTCCGACAGCCGAACCGACGAAGGAGACGGCGTAA
- a CDS encoding BGTF surface domain-containing protein, whose protein sequence is MVVSVVAMSAAFAGTAVAADNTTVEITEEIDEDGNIEANLTNGELDDGENVTVYVTAEDEDDAELADEDVALEGDEDEDEATASVKLTVDTDGLDDGDDVTVVVYEDDEHSEQADYAVTTFNTGDGEFEQDYDDAGPVWDGDADSPAYIGQEITITDDEFEGEHDVSSVILYEGPASLSDPTHETSIEIHDADEHDDLTTAWGTFETADLEPGEAYHFYIDEDDEGWEHPSDFHGAEFWTDEEDLDVDFQRNTVTEDGEAEIKFDSEREEQYINVTSEDFDGEDLYEMFVDHDEDSYPGDADHYTDDVLTLKNLNVNDNTSEFYVNFDGVDAGEYEFEFETTDSLAWDNATIEVVDADESVDFAEQSSGEVGDVIDIKLDLEYAEGGAVQISEYDETYFQAAVEFEAEDHNVDEAVIQFNANNPDDEESWRVHPDYDDEIGLIDDEKYANATFDGALGVHDYTMFAGQGLNESDATPVVDPETDTEFFSVHERTPVTDVTTSIAPIDSSLDDYDDFNETTVTEQSEVADGDALLVTLEDFGLSGVLQSENTVADELADGHIDISLVEQDPGPNVDAQTWTINETDADGDDDVHQINVSAVYTDLEHYDGDLVLQLEYDEDVIDEELELGEYDLTYEVTEDSPYIADEDDEVEIETEFEIVEPVVEWDHTVEEVPNAEDAEVSGTTTTAPGSEISTDARSAGNFTEAADAIVEEGGTFTATYDFSDQDPGIEFELGAYHDDRSSYDYDNDKLEDKVDAVLVDAEEPLINLHANAPGEVEVGDAAALDVTVSNDGGAADDVNITVTIDGEDVKDDSTTLDPDEEWSDSFDFDTSEEADISWEVTAGDNEDSGVLNVEEEAVDDDDDDSTDDDDDDDDDADETPGLGVAVAVVALLAAAMLALRRQD, encoded by the coding sequence ATGGTCGTGTCTGTCGTTGCAATGTCCGCCGCGTTCGCGGGCACGGCAGTGGCAGCAGATAATACGACGGTAGAGATCACTGAAGAAATAGACGAAGACGGGAATATCGAAGCGAACCTTACCAACGGCGAATTAGATGATGGGGAAAACGTAACCGTCTACGTCACTGCTGAAGACGAAGACGACGCCGAACTTGCCGATGAAGACGTAGCCCTCGAGGGTGATGAAGACGAGGATGAGGCCACGGCGTCCGTGAAACTCACCGTCGATACTGATGGACTCGATGACGGCGATGACGTCACTGTCGTCGTCTACGAAGACGACGAGCACTCTGAGCAGGCTGACTACGCAGTAACCACCTTCAACACCGGTGATGGTGAATTCGAGCAGGACTACGACGATGCTGGTCCTGTATGGGACGGTGATGCAGATAGTCCCGCTTACATCGGTCAGGAAATCACGATCACGGATGACGAGTTCGAAGGAGAGCATGACGTAAGCTCCGTCATCCTATACGAAGGTCCGGCCAGCCTTAGCGATCCAACTCACGAAACGTCGATCGAAATCCACGACGCAGACGAACACGACGACCTCACCACGGCATGGGGTACGTTCGAGACTGCTGATCTCGAGCCCGGCGAAGCGTATCACTTCTACATCGACGAAGATGACGAAGGGTGGGAGCACCCCAGTGACTTCCACGGCGCTGAATTCTGGACTGACGAAGAAGACCTCGACGTCGACTTCCAGCGAAACACCGTCACCGAGGACGGTGAGGCCGAGATCAAATTCGACTCGGAGCGCGAAGAACAGTACATCAACGTCACCAGCGAAGACTTCGACGGCGAGGATCTCTATGAGATGTTCGTCGACCACGACGAAGATTCCTACCCCGGTGACGCCGACCACTACACGGACGACGTCCTGACGCTCAAGAACCTCAACGTCAACGACAACACGTCGGAGTTCTACGTCAACTTCGACGGTGTCGACGCCGGTGAGTACGAGTTCGAGTTCGAAACCACCGACTCGCTCGCGTGGGACAACGCCACGATCGAAGTCGTCGACGCTGACGAGTCCGTCGACTTCGCCGAGCAATCTTCCGGTGAAGTCGGTGACGTGATCGACATCAAACTCGATCTCGAGTACGCTGAAGGAGGCGCTGTCCAGATCAGCGAGTACGACGAGACGTACTTCCAGGCCGCTGTAGAGTTCGAGGCCGAAGATCACAACGTCGACGAGGCGGTTATCCAGTTCAACGCCAACAATCCCGACGACGAGGAATCGTGGCGGGTTCACCCCGACTACGACGACGAGATTGGTCTGATTGATGATGAAAAGTACGCAAACGCAACGTTCGACGGAGCACTCGGCGTCCACGACTACACCATGTTCGCCGGACAGGGACTCAACGAGTCGGACGCAACTCCTGTCGTTGACCCCGAGACCGACACGGAGTTCTTCTCCGTACACGAGCGAACCCCGGTCACTGACGTGACCACCTCGATCGCACCGATCGACTCGAGTCTCGACGACTACGACGACTTCAACGAGACGACCGTCACCGAGCAGTCGGAAGTCGCTGACGGCGACGCTCTCCTCGTGACGCTCGAGGACTTCGGTCTCTCCGGTGTCCTCCAGAGTGAGAACACGGTCGCCGACGAACTCGCTGATGGCCACATCGACATCTCGCTCGTCGAACAGGACCCCGGTCCGAACGTCGACGCGCAGACCTGGACGATCAACGAGACTGATGCTGACGGCGATGACGACGTCCACCAGATCAACGTCAGCGCCGTCTACACTGACCTCGAGCACTACGACGGAGATCTCGTGCTCCAGCTCGAGTACGACGAAGACGTCATCGACGAGGAACTCGAACTTGGCGAGTACGACCTGACTTACGAGGTCACTGAGGATAGTCCGTACATCGCTGACGAAGACGACGAAGTCGAGATCGAGACTGAGTTCGAGATCGTCGAACCGGTCGTCGAGTGGGACCACACGGTTGAAGAGGTGCCAAATGCCGAGGACGCTGAAGTGAGTGGTACGACCACCACTGCGCCCGGTAGTGAGATCAGCACCGATGCGCGTTCGGCCGGTAACTTCACCGAAGCTGCTGACGCCATCGTCGAAGAAGGTGGCACCTTCACCGCTACGTACGACTTCAGCGATCAGGACCCAGGCATCGAGTTCGAGCTCGGGGCCTACCACGACGACCGAAGCAGCTACGATTACGACAACGACAAACTCGAGGACAAGGTCGATGCTGTCCTCGTAGACGCTGAGGAACCACTGATCAACCTCCACGCCAACGCACCTGGTGAGGTCGAGGTCGGTGACGCTGCTGCACTCGACGTGACCGTCAGCAACGACGGCGGTGCTGCTGACGACGTTAACATCACCGTCACGATCGACGGTGAGGACGTCAAGGACGATAGCACTACGCTCGACCCCGACGAGGAGTGGAGCGATAGCTTCGACTTCGACACGTCCGAAGAAGCTGACATCAGCTGGGAAGTCACTGCTGGTGACAACGAAGACAGTGGCGTCCTGAACGTCGAAGAAGAGGCTGTCGACGACGATGACGACGACAGCACGGACGACGATGACGACGATGACGACGACGCAGACGAGACGCCCGGTCTCGGCGTTGCAGTCGCAGTCGTTGCCCTGCTGGCAGCCGCCATGCTGGCGCTGCGCCGCCAGGACTAA
- a CDS encoding rhomboid family intramembrane serine protease, producing the protein MSNGNRNRPRTRSPSDATPNSRPERGAGATGNTAGSGSPILEVLAVFLVVFLLQRIAALLGVMTGLFVLTPPLAANPWTIVTSVYAHDGLAHLLSNSLALVLFGWAVARATTRLRFHVFFVTMGAFAGIAQIVVTGAAAAMPLIPATPTDGVLGASGAVFALLGYLAASNRLSAGFASAIEIPRWTTILVFAGLAIAVTLATAAPGVALIAHFTGFFLGLIAGRARVLQVG; encoded by the coding sequence ATGTCAAACGGGAACCGAAACCGTCCGCGGACGCGGTCGCCGTCGGACGCAACCCCCAACTCGAGACCCGAGCGCGGGGCCGGCGCGACCGGAAACACTGCTGGATCCGGGAGCCCTATCCTCGAGGTGCTCGCCGTTTTTCTCGTCGTCTTTTTACTGCAACGGATCGCTGCGCTTCTGGGAGTAATGACGGGGCTATTCGTCCTCACGCCGCCGCTGGCGGCGAACCCGTGGACGATCGTAACGAGCGTCTACGCCCACGACGGACTCGCCCATCTTCTCTCGAACAGTCTCGCACTGGTCCTCTTCGGCTGGGCCGTCGCACGGGCGACGACTCGACTACGATTCCACGTGTTTTTCGTGACGATGGGAGCATTCGCCGGAATCGCCCAGATCGTCGTGACCGGAGCGGCAGCAGCGATGCCACTGATCCCTGCGACGCCGACCGACGGCGTACTGGGAGCCAGTGGAGCCGTCTTCGCACTACTTGGATATCTCGCCGCTTCGAACCGACTCTCCGCCGGTTTCGCGTCCGCCATCGAGATACCACGGTGGACCACGATCCTCGTATTCGCGGGACTTGCAATCGCAGTCACGCTCGCGACCGCAGCGCCCGGCGTCGCACTGATCGCCCACTTCACCGGGTTCTTCCTCGGATTGATTGCAGGGCGCGCTCGAGTGTTGCAGGTGGGATAA
- the rpsJ gene encoding 30S ribosomal protein S10, with protein sequence MQQARVRLAGTSPDDLDDICDDVREIANNTGVNLSGPIPLPTKTLEVPARKSPDGEGTATWEHWEMRVHKRLIDLDADERALRQLMRIQVPNDVSIEIVLED encoded by the coding sequence ATGCAGCAGGCACGCGTTCGACTCGCGGGCACGAGTCCAGACGACCTCGACGACATCTGCGACGACGTCCGCGAGATCGCGAACAACACCGGCGTCAACCTCAGCGGTCCGATCCCGCTGCCGACCAAGACCCTCGAGGTACCGGCGCGGAAGTCGCCTGACGGCGAAGGCACCGCGACGTGGGAGCACTGGGAGATGCGCGTCCACAAGCGCCTGATCGATCTGGACGCCGACGAACGCGCACTCCGACAGCTCATGCGCATTCAGGTGCCAAACGACGTTTCGATCGAGATCGTCCTCGAAGACTAG
- the tuf gene encoding translation elongation factor EF-1 subunit alpha translates to MSEQHQNLAIIGHVDHGKSTLVGRLLYETGSVPEHVIEQHREEAEEKGKGGFEFAYVMDNLAEERERGVTIDIAHQEFSTDEYDFTIVDCPGHRDFVKNMITGASQADNAVLVVAADDGVAPQTQEHVFLARTLGIDELIIGVNKMDVVDYKESTYDEVVEEVEQLLKQVQFNTDDASFIPISAFEGDNIAERSDNTDWYDGEILLEALNALPEPEPPTDASLRLPIQDVYTISGIGTVPVGRIETGVMNIGDDVVFQPSDVGGEVKTIEMHHEEVPKAEPGDNVGFNVRGIGKDDIRRGDVCGPADDPPKVAETFQAQIVVMQHPSVITSGYTPVFHAHTSQVACTIESIDKKMDPSSGEVAEENPDFIQSGDAAVVTIRPQKPLSIEPSSEIPELGSFAIRDMGQTIAAGKVLEVNEK, encoded by the coding sequence ATGAGCGAACAACACCAGAACCTGGCCATCATCGGTCACGTTGACCACGGGAAGAGTACGCTCGTGGGACGACTCCTCTACGAGACGGGGAGCGTACCCGAGCACGTCATCGAACAGCACCGCGAGGAAGCCGAGGAGAAAGGCAAGGGCGGATTCGAGTTCGCCTACGTCATGGACAACCTCGCCGAAGAGCGAGAGCGTGGTGTCACCATCGACATCGCCCACCAGGAGTTCTCCACCGACGAGTACGACTTCACCATCGTCGACTGTCCTGGTCACCGCGACTTCGTCAAGAACATGATCACTGGCGCGAGCCAGGCCGACAACGCCGTCCTCGTCGTCGCTGCTGACGACGGCGTCGCACCCCAGACACAGGAGCACGTCTTCCTGGCTCGCACCCTGGGTATCGACGAACTCATCATCGGCGTCAACAAGATGGACGTCGTCGACTACAAGGAGTCGACGTACGACGAGGTCGTCGAAGAAGTCGAGCAGCTGCTCAAGCAGGTCCAGTTCAACACCGACGACGCCTCGTTCATTCCGATCTCGGCGTTCGAAGGCGACAACATCGCCGAGCGCTCCGACAACACCGACTGGTACGACGGCGAGATCCTCCTCGAGGCCCTCAACGCCCTGCCGGAGCCGGAGCCGCCGACGGACGCGTCGCTCCGACTCCCCATCCAGGACGTTTACACGATCTCCGGTATCGGTACCGTCCCCGTCGGACGTATCGAAACCGGTGTCATGAACATTGGCGACGACGTCGTCTTCCAGCCATCCGACGTCGGTGGCGAGGTCAAGACGATCGAGATGCACCACGAAGAGGTGCCGAAAGCAGAGCCCGGTGACAACGTCGGATTCAACGTCCGCGGCATCGGCAAGGACGACATCCGCCGTGGTGACGTCTGTGGTCCGGCCGACGACCCGCCAAAGGTTGCCGAAACCTTCCAGGCTCAGATCGTCGTCATGCAGCACCCCTCGGTCATCACCTCGGGATACACGCCGGTCTTCCACGCCCACACGTCCCAGGTCGCGTGTACGATCGAATCCATCGACAAGAAGATGGACCCCTCGAGCGGCGAGGTCGCCGAGGAGAACCCCGACTTCATCCAGTCGGGCGACGCTGCTGTGGTCACCATCCGACCACAGAAGCCCCTCAGCATCGAGCCGTCCAGCGAGATCCCCGAACTCGGGAGCTTCGCGATCCGCGACATGGGTCAGACCATCGCGGCCGGGAAGGTCCTCGAGGTCAACGAGAAATAA
- a CDS encoding homoserine dehydrogenase — MKLAILGAGDVGRSVADLASEYGHEVVALADSTTAAVDSDGIDTREAIDRKVSGDDLGPADPDDVFETEYDVLVEATPTTLDDAQPGFSHAERALEDDRHVVLANKGPVAERYEELRELEADSAGSVRFEATVGGAIPVLSTIEDETPQAVTAVRGVLNGTANFILTRMAAEGLDYEHVLAEAQDLGVAEADPTFDVDGTDAALKFVILANVLADGGFSLEDATVDGIEDVPGSALELAAEDGRTIRLIGEATRDGVRVGPRLVPENGALAVTGTRNIVQIETRHAGSLHSSGRGAGGPETATAVLSDVGRLPPLE, encoded by the coding sequence ATGAAACTCGCGATCCTCGGTGCCGGTGACGTCGGCCGCTCGGTCGCCGACCTCGCCAGCGAGTACGGACACGAGGTCGTCGCGCTCGCGGACTCGACGACTGCGGCGGTCGATTCCGACGGTATCGACACTCGGGAAGCTATCGACCGAAAGGTCAGTGGCGACGACCTCGGGCCAGCCGATCCCGACGACGTCTTCGAAACCGAGTACGACGTCCTCGTCGAGGCAACCCCGACGACGCTCGACGACGCCCAGCCTGGCTTCTCGCACGCCGAACGCGCGCTCGAGGACGACCGACACGTCGTCCTGGCGAACAAAGGCCCCGTCGCCGAACGGTACGAGGAACTGCGCGAACTCGAGGCTGACAGCGCGGGTTCGGTCCGATTCGAGGCCACCGTCGGCGGCGCTATCCCCGTGCTCTCGACGATCGAAGACGAGACGCCACAGGCGGTCACCGCCGTTCGTGGCGTGCTCAACGGGACCGCGAACTTCATCCTCACGCGGATGGCAGCCGAAGGGCTCGACTACGAGCACGTCCTCGCGGAAGCACAGGACCTTGGCGTCGCCGAGGCCGACCCCACCTTCGACGTCGACGGCACCGACGCCGCACTGAAGTTCGTCATCCTCGCGAACGTGCTCGCCGACGGCGGCTTCTCGCTAGAGGATGCCACCGTCGACGGAATCGAAGACGTCCCCGGGAGCGCGCTCGAACTCGCCGCCGAAGACGGCCGAACGATCCGCCTCATCGGCGAAGCGACCCGCGACGGCGTCCGCGTCGGTCCGCGACTCGTCCCCGAAAACGGCGCACTCGCGGTCACTGGCACCCGAAACATCGTCCAGATCGAGACCCGACACGCCGGCTCCCTCCACTCGAGCGGCCGCGGTGCGGGCGGTCCAGAGACGGCGACCGCAGTCCTCTCCGACGTCGGTCGGCTTCCACCGCTCGAATAA
- a CDS encoding amino acid-binding protein, which yields MADESSDRGTDAETEADGGVRAYTVRLELVDEPGELLRALAPIADNGGNLLSIHHERGNITPRGHIPVEVDLECPPDRFDDVVEALRDAGVNVIQAGAEHYGEEISVVLVGQLVENGLSETLTRIEDEASAAVLDLSLAAPDGTDAVSSARVRLAIDSGRSEEALTAIRSIGDEKELTVVEPLIGGDTA from the coding sequence ATGGCTGACGAAAGCAGCGATCGAGGAACTGACGCTGAAACGGAGGCCGACGGCGGCGTCCGCGCGTACACCGTCCGCCTCGAGCTCGTCGACGAACCCGGCGAACTGCTCCGGGCGCTCGCTCCAATCGCGGACAACGGTGGCAATCTCCTGAGTATTCACCACGAGCGTGGCAACATCACACCCCGTGGGCATATCCCAGTCGAGGTGGACCTGGAGTGTCCGCCCGATCGGTTCGACGACGTCGTCGAGGCGCTTCGCGACGCCGGCGTCAACGTCATCCAGGCCGGTGCCGAACACTACGGCGAAGAAATCAGCGTCGTTCTGGTCGGCCAACTCGTCGAAAACGGCCTCTCCGAGACGCTCACCCGAATCGAAGACGAGGCAAGCGCCGCTGTCCTCGACCTCTCGCTTGCCGCTCCCGACGGAACCGACGCCGTCTCGAGCGCACGGGTTCGACTCGCGATCGACTCGGGCCGATCCGAGGAGGCACTGACCGCGATTCGGTCGATCGGCGACGAGAAGGAACTCACCGTCGTCGAACCCCTGATCGGAGGTGACACTGCATGA
- a CDS encoding NifU family protein has protein sequence MTESDVDTDADAEGELRERVEKWLSREMPIIQMHGGTSAVRKADPEGGEVVIELGGGCKGCSVSDVTTGNIKAELIKWPEIDEVTVRVPDARDSLGGPDQPESIMGIDRTEGGRGDWGSSNPGKDHL, from the coding sequence ATGACTGAATCCGACGTCGATACCGACGCCGACGCGGAGGGGGAACTGCGCGAACGCGTCGAGAAGTGGCTCAGCCGGGAGATGCCGATTATCCAGATGCACGGGGGGACCAGCGCGGTTCGAAAGGCCGACCCCGAGGGCGGCGAGGTCGTGATCGAACTCGGCGGCGGGTGCAAGGGGTGTTCGGTCAGCGACGTAACGACGGGAAACATCAAGGCAGAACTCATCAAGTGGCCCGAAATCGACGAAGTAACGGTCCGAGTTCCGGATGCTCGCGATAGCCTCGGCGGACCGGATCAGCCCGAATCGATCATGGGTATCGATCGAACCGAAGGTGGGCGGGGTGACTGGGGGTCGTCGAATCCGGGCAAAGATCACCTCTAG
- a CDS encoding DUF3179 domain-containing (seleno)protein, with amino-acid sequence MRSGFSTTTRSSTTSSGACIAGDLEGERLAVRAATTTTWAAFRERYPDGLVLQPVEDAASEAASDDDEPAEIDYDDRPYADYFDADGFGLAAHRGADETREWGLDLEPKTVVLGLETGGDALGFPLPRVEAAGGVVYETVGDVDVVAFATDGGLHAFENPGYEFEQAGGSEEGDTERFGFRADGTVWDGVTGDAADGRELERLPARRLFAFTWRDDHGADAFYS; translated from the coding sequence ATCCGATCCGGATTCTCGACTACCACGAGATCGTCAACGACGTCCTCTGGAGCCTGTATCGCCGGCGACCTCGAGGGCGAACGGCTGGCGGTCCGGGCGGCCACGACGACGACCTGGGCGGCCTTCCGCGAGCGGTATCCCGACGGTCTCGTGCTCCAGCCCGTCGAAGACGCGGCGAGCGAGGCTGCAAGCGACGACGACGAACCCGCCGAGATCGACTACGACGACCGCCCGTACGCGGACTACTTCGACGCCGACGGGTTCGGGCTGGCAGCCCACCGGGGCGCAGACGAGACGCGGGAGTGGGGACTTGACCTCGAGCCAAAGACCGTTGTTCTCGGCCTCGAGACCGGTGGCGACGCGCTCGGGTTCCCGCTACCGCGCGTGGAGGCCGCCGGTGGTGTCGTCTACGAGACCGTCGGCGATGTCGACGTCGTCGCGTTCGCGACCGATGGCGGGTTGCACGCATTCGAGAATCCGGGGTACGAGTTCGAACAAGCTGGAGGTAGCGAGGAGGGCGACACGGAACGCTTCGGCTTCCGCGCCGACGGCACCGTCTGGGACGGTGTGACCGGCGACGCGGCCGACGGACGTGAACTCGAGCGTCTGCCAGCGCGTCGGCTGTTCGCGTTCACGTGGCGGGACGACCACGGGGCGGACGCGTTCTACAGTTGA